The nucleotide window GATCGAACCGCATTCGAGGAGATGATCCATCAAGGCTGCATACAGCTGGGTTTTCATGTTGAGCAGGCAGGCTTGCTCGTTGGGATCGCCACCGGGCCAGTTTGCGTAAGCTTCTGCCACAGCACGGTGAAGTAGACGCAAGGCATCAATTTCCATCGAGATTGTGGTGACCATTTGATTGTTGTTCAATGTTCTGAGAAACGAAGAAATCGGAATGGTGTGAACAGAATTTTAGAGACCCTGGCGCTGACGCAGAGCCCAGGCTGAGGCGGCTTGCTGCTGTTTCCAGGCAACTAAAAGGTCTTTAGCGATACTGCGCAATGCCTGCAGATCGTCGGAGTTGTCAATTTCGCGTGAGAATTTTTCGATTTCAAATTTCTGGCCCAGAGTCAACGCTATCGGTTCCATTGGCTTGTGGCTTTGCAAGCGGAACGTAATCCAGAACTTTGGATGCAGCAAATTAAAAACGTAGTGTTTGCAACCAATGGCATGAAAACATGGTCAGCTCAATACATTGCTGTCATTACGGAAGGTTTCTGTGTGCGGCTGATCACGCACATCGGAAGTGCTGATGGGTTTATAAAGTGCTCTGACGACTGGGCTGGATGCATTTCTCTTGGGAAAAACATCTGGAGCTTTCCCGGAATGTAGCTGTTGTGTCTGACGGCAATCAGGGTTCAGCTCTTGCGCTGATGGGTGTTGCTCTCACCCTCTTGGCGAAGGATTTGCTCGCGCATGAGCTGCGGGCCACTGCTCAGCAGTCATCCAAGGCTTGAACCAGCTGGGTTGATCATCCATTCGGTCATCGTGGACACATCGGCTGCAAGCAGATCGTGACTACCACTGAGGGGAGCATTCGTTTTTGGCTATGTCTTTCGACAAGCTTGACCGCACGACGCAGTACATCCACACCGCAAAAAGTCGTGCCACTTCCGTGCTGAATGAGGCAGCGCCAAAGCTGACTGCGCTGGAGAAAGCGATTTGGTTGCAATTGAAGCGGAATCAGCGCTCCTCTCGATGACAGGGATACCGTTGGCTGTGATTGAGAGACTTGCGATCGATAGGCATAATCACTTAAGTCTTCAGGCTTGTAGTGGCTGCCACAACAACGGTTCTTGAGCTGAGGTCATAACGAAAGTTCTCCATCACCTGGTTATGGATTCTCTGACGGCATTTGCAGCTGTGGGGTTTGCAGCTGTGTCCTGGGACAGTCATTTCACAAAAGCGGGCACGCGGGCCTTTCGCCATGCCTTGGATTATCGCGAGCCTTTTTGTCGGATGGCTGATGGCGAAATGATTGCTCTGTTAGATGAACTCCTGGAGTTACGGCGCTCTGTCGGGGCTCATCAAATGATGCTTGAAGCGGCAAAGTGTCTCACCAAAGCGCAGTGCATGACGGCCTATGCGATGGCCTCAGAACTGATGCGTTCCGATGGCCCTTTTGAACCAGAGGAACGACGCTTTCTTGATCACCTCGCTGTGACATTGGAGATCTCTAAATTTGAAGCGCAGCGCATCGATACGGTGTTTGAAATTTTTCATGCCAGCCTCACCTTAAGCAGCACGCTCGAGGCCACTCCTTCCGTTCTGGTCTAGGGCCCCTCTCCCTGCTGGCACGATCGTTCGGTTGTGGATCAGCGTCTGCGTCGCCAGGTTCCACTCCAGCCATCGGCTCCTCTGAGCTCAATCATGGTTCCGGTCGCTGAAATGCGGCCTTCAATGGTGGACCCACTCCGATCCGTGTAGGTGAAGAGGTCGTTGCTCAACCACCGGGCTGTGTAATCCACACGTGGATCGGCGCGGCCCGGTTTGGGGAAGACCTGGATCCAGAGACTCTCGGCCTTGCCCGTGTAGGCAAGAGTGATGTCGGCACCCGAGGAGGATGACCAATCGCCCACAACGCGATCACTGCGTTGCTGCTGGGTTTGCGACACCAGCACTGGGGTGACGGCGGACTTGCAGACCGCTGTCCCGAAGACCGCGCAGCTCAGAACTGCTGCCAGCAGTGGCACGTTCGCCTTCATCAGCGTTCACCGATCAGTTGTTTCATCGCAGCAACAGCCACATGGCCAGGGCTCCAAGTCCCACCCCCTTAAAGAACTGTGCCCAGGTCAACGCGTAGGTGTCCAGCCCAAATGTTCGCATCATCCAATTGAGCACGTCTTTGTGCTTGCGGATCATGAATGAGCTGTCGGCCGTATTCAGCTGTTGAACACGTTTGAGCTTGAGTTCTGCAAGCTTGGCCATGGGCTGCGTGAGGTTTGCAATGACTGTAATGACGCTGTCGTGCCGCATCAGCTTGTTTCTGCTTTTGATGGCTGAAGGGTTCGCTAGCGTTCAACTTCCTGCGCAGCTCTTGTGATCAGGGCTGGTTCAGTGTTCTTCAAGGCGACCCATTCATGCCGGTTCTTCCATCGGGTGTTTCAATCGATTCGGATTGGCTCAGCGCGCAATTAAATCTTGGTGTTGATGCCCTTGAGATTGAGCCTTTGGGAGTTCCCCAGGGATTCACATCCAACACGATGCGCCTTCGGCCGCGCGGACCTTCCGACGCTCTGCCTGACGCGTTGATTCTCAAGATCGACAGTGATGACCCGCATTGCCGGGAAATTGCCCTTCACCTCAATTGTTTTCGCAGAGAGGTGGGCTTTTATCGAGCGTTTGCTCCTCAACTGGCATCGTTGGTGCCTCATGCCTACGCAACGGGCAATGGCTTCAGCGATGCGGGGCGTTGGCTCTTGCTGGAGGACCTTTCGATGATGGCCGTTGGCAACCAGGTTCGTGGAGTCAACGCCAAGGCCTGTTCGCAGGTTCTCGATGCCATTGCCGGGGTGCATGCCCAATTCTGGAATTCCTCAACGTTGCTGAACCATGACTGGT belongs to Synechococcus sp. WH 7805 and includes:
- a CDS encoding tellurite resistance TerB family protein, with product MDSLTAFAAVGFAAVSWDSHFTKAGTRAFRHALDYREPFCRMADGEMIALLDELLELRRSVGAHQMMLEAAKCLTKAQCMTAYAMASELMRSDGPFEPEERRFLDHLAVTLEISKFEAQRIDTVFEIFHASLTLSSTLEATPSVLV